In the genome of Rhopalosiphum padi isolate XX-2018 chromosome 1, ASM2088224v1, whole genome shotgun sequence, the window ttaaagtttttatattttatacgctgTCGTCAACATATTAGgaaacgtaatattttttttccggtGATTTTTATTCCGATTACCATCGCACGTACGCATGAACTCGGGGGTTAACCGTGAGAACACGATAGTGTGAATCGATTGACCAGAAGGGATAGGTATGCTTGATATGAAAAAATAGATTACCTATTTTGTCAAGGTAAATTCTTATCTACATCTTGGTGCTgggcaaaacaaataataatgttcattgTAAATTGTGACACTTTTGATAAGATGAATGATTTATTTACTCTTCAAtcactgaataatatattaaatctattcTGTGCTTCAAACTTCAGAAGAGCATGCGAGTAGATATACCATTTACACCAATAGGCAATATAGTCGTTACTCGTTATAAAGCAATTTGTTTATGtagtaattcaaataataatgggTAACTGTATAGATTATCTATACATCTCCATAAAGTATTTATACTAGCATTTcttacatatcataatatatttttcaaaatattttgacttttttttaaactatttatagacacGTGGAACATATTGCACTAGCTATATGATAGTAAGGTATACCATAGTAAGATAGTACCTATGGCTATATAGTTATTGATATCTCAATCtcatatatgttttttaacatattttttatttggtaatCTATTACAATAGTTGAACAATAAgcttaattgttataatattaaacaggcATATCATAGGAATCACAGAGTGAGAACAGACCTCCCAGTGGAGGTACTTCgtcattaaatagttataacttatagctaACTTAtacgcatttatatttataaatttattttataataactagtgtatattatattatgtattcgatAATCATATCAGCAGGTCTCAACACCACTGCCTTAGTCTCTTTTGAAGATAACCGCGGATAAGTTATTGATGCGAGTTGAGAAATAAGTTGATTCGACCGATTGGTGTgatgttttaaacttttattgaaGTGCTTACTGCTTATAATGTAGTTCGGCTAATTCGGTGACTGTAGTttgtagatattttaagtttgagTAGAGGGATTTATTTAAGACCTAGAATGAAACTTTTGAAATGATACGAAGGATTTTTGATAGGATTCTTTGGATACGGACGATACGGttggtattaaaaatttttgcTGCGCCCCAGAGCTAGATTCCATATGTATAGatcagtaataattataaattaatcatttttttggtAGTTTTATATTTCTGGAAGTTAGCAAGGAACGAAGGAGGTGTAGGCGATTATTCAGAAATTGAACTTAGTTTTTAATATGTCAGTAGGCTAGTAGCCATGGTAAGACGGTGGTCGATGTGAATACCAAGATATCGTCTACATTGGACTATAGGACGTATTAAGTAATGATTCATTATTAAGAGACAGTGCCTGGTATATATACCCTGTCAGAGAGTGAGGGTATAGTGGTAAAGTGGATGAATTTGTTCtcgttcatatttttaacttcctATTATTTATATCAGGTTTCAAGAAGGTTGAGGTAATTTTGAAATCTCATATagatacacaatttttatttataagctttAGAAGTTCGAATTTTGACAACAATTCCACTAAATCATCACGAACTTATTTGtaaactatattgtatttaaaatttatgaacatttttaattaatacattaatacatacataagatttaaaaataaatacattatgaatagtttttgtttaatatttatataactaatatagatattagataatatatatattatatacttattagttattactttacaTAATTTCCGAAAGATTCCGAAGATTTATAATGTCTTAGTAAGTTATCATCGAAGTTATAGAACTAACTGTAagtatacttacctataaactataaagtataaataatttatagattgtaGTATATGTAAATCGACTGAAGTCTAAAATTAATGTACatagtaattattagtaatttagtataatagaatataagaTTGTggattatagatatttataagttgtaacataaaaaaaatatatcttttataatatctaaatttggTATTCGGAAAAAAAGCCCCTAACAACATGCAATATGCATAGGAAAAAAGCCCCGTaccaactaaatacattattcgttattttattatgatttatacataataaataataaacataatcattacatttatctatgtataattgtcatttgcatataatataaaacaatttttacccttaaacgttttttaattatataatacaaatgacaattattttatattggtacATCTAATGGCGCGGTAGGATAGTGAGACCGACTGTGCCGTGGCGACGCCCCACTTGTGGCTTGTCGACTCAATTCGCCGAAGCTcggcaaaaaattaataattataataataataatttaaaaaaataataataattaaataataataataattttcaacattattacaaaaagaaaattgttgatgtttCACATCTGCCAGGCGTCCCACGACGgctcagttttttttaaaattattttaaatttttactcaaaattattttatattgtatacataaataaatgtaataattaaatttaattatgtaaatcataataaaataacgaataatgtattaataaaaaaattaattaattaattgtaatagttGGTACGGGGATTTTTTCCCCTAGATTCACTGACAttcgtatatttatatctattaattaaaatcagtgaaatcaatttattgtatagttaataaacatttataagttGTAGCAATAGATTTCTAActttaaatcattgtatacaaataaaaacgaatttataCGAGTGCAGACAATATTTCTAAagattctttattatattttatttatattgctattagtataatttagttttaaattagtaatacaCTAAAAGActattcaataatcaataataataatacggacgCATGTGATACGATACAGTCAATAcacaatatagtattttaaattttaatgtatttattccagCTGGAGGGGGGGCAGagggaagtaaaaaaaaactttccatattcaacacaacactaAATTACGTAACATATGTCAtacacctatacatatattatcacatttttactattaagtttataatatttatcttactTTTAGTTACCTagaaataactattatagataACCATTTGTTGATTTAGAAGTAGcagactattaaaattatttcttttaaacctataatattatagataggtaGCCTTATGAGTTTTTTCACATAAAACAGTTTTCCCTATAATTGTGTAATAGCACAATAAGTGGGATAGGTACTTATGTGTGATACTTAAGCGAGCACACTTGTAACGTGTAACTGTAAGTTCtaggtttattttaaatattttaattttcttacaaTGTCAAAAAAATTGCCTACACTAAACCCCTTAAAAAGTTTGTGTGTTATTTACAGTTACCTAGTaggtatttagataatattatagatcacTATCAGTTTtagatagtaaataatttaagaatgtaaattttttatttttatccggcCCTcgaactgtttttaatttgtaaatgtggcccgagagtccaaaaaggttgctGACCACtgttaataatagataaattaattagttaaaaattaatagataattgGTGGGCGATGGTATCTTATAaacgtaaattaaaatgtaagttcataataatcattttGGGGTGTCGTCACTGGGCAACTTCCATCTCGCGCCTTCTTACTCCTTTCCTCATATCACATTcacttattgtatatttgtatgtattgttTTTAGTGACGTATTTTGGTGGGAGGTGCGGGGGTTTCCCCCGGGGGATTGATGATTTAGCAAATAAGAACAGAaagtttaatttcattttataatttggctatatttatagtatttatacatataaatatataatgtaatacatttaaatttcccTCAAGTTGTAAATATGTCActgattgtattatttttgtacaaactataaactatcatattattcatattatcattgattaatcaatgatattacctatttaaaataaaatttgttttgagttTGTATTGTAACGAAAATTAAACAACTACAGTGtagtaattattgatatattatgtttaatacaattgtgtATCATGAAaaggattttaattataaatttaaattaaatatcataataataagagataataatacctatgtgatttaaagtttaaattgtttacatatgTCAAATAGGCTTATGGCTCTATCCtccatctataatattatgacaaaatagATTCTATAAAAATAGATCTATTTTGTCATGCTTATTAGTCTTAAtagtcttattagttattaccgtGCTGTCCGTGTTgacataccatattatattatatacctcgtCATGAACACTAAagaatttatttagataaagaTGTGCAGTAGCAAATGACAAATAGAcgaaaaaaagtttatgtttactagttaaaaacttaaaacccTTATAAGATGTTTGTCTAGATATGCTAAAAAAATGGTAAAGTGTGTAGtagcaaaatttacaaaaagtaGGGACTGatgtataattataggtaaatactaaattgacAATAGTAGCCAGTATGTAGGTTGCCGGTTGGtaggtaatatgtatacacataacCACATTGGCGAAAATggaaatataggtaattttttttaggggGAGGGAACTGAATTCCCtacatactttttaaaaattatatctgcttataataataccttagataatttagattaattatatGTCAAATCTATATAAGTACTAAGCATTAAATCTTGAATTTGAGTATTAATTCCAATAGCAATAGGCCCAATGAGTATACTATACATGTATTGTTATAAGCTTAGGTACTCCATGACCATGATTCATGAACTATTCACTATTGTTTACTACATGTCTACTGCTGTTACTACCTGCACAGTACCACAGATACTAACAAGCTATAGCTAACTGTGTATAGGcgcaatttaagttttaaatttggggggttattgctattataatttttatgcatgtactgtgtgtatgctccctgagatataatataaaggtagAACTTAGATATATGCAAaccatttggggggggggggctatgaTTGATTTTTGAGCGGGCCTAGCCCCCCTTAAATTGTGCTAATGTAACTGTGTTTACTTtggtaatagttttataaaaacgttttacgatttataaataaattattatattacagtagcACGTATCTAATAGAGTAATAGATATTCTACGcattactattttactaataattactatttactactataTTCTTATCTTTATTCTGTGGTTTGTCATTATTgatgataaaaacaaataattgtgaTAAAGATAAACTGCTGTCGGCGCATGTTGGCCCGGCGGCTTGTCGTATCTACGTACCAGCTCCGCCTTGTCGCTatacgctatattattatataccgttGTATCTATTTTGAAAATGCACTTCTTTACTTATCTTTCGTCACCGCCATccgtcattactcattagtcatttatgtcgatatttcaatttcactaCTATACTTCATAATGTTTAAATCGCTATGGGAACGAATCGTTGCCTACTTAGTACGTTTGTCTTAGGTAAACCTACATTGGTtcacattttaatataggtaggtatataatattttttattattatgactggTTATTTTCCATGTCTTAAGTCAAAATGAAACGAAATCTTAAAAGCATACTgaagtatttactttttattgtgATCACTGCACTCGTGAcaactgtaatttttaaattgtctacaCAATTTAAtcgatatgaaaataataaatctatgcATGGGAAGACAAACATTGCTGACaaacaattatatacaaataaaaatcataataataagattGATTGGCATGATTGGGAATTTACTAATAGAGAGAAACAACGaattggtaatatatttattagaggaatgaattttatttcattgtattatattgatgtatgtaaatttaattaaatgtaggtATTGGTGAACAAGGAGTTGGTGCTACATTATCATCACTTAATCGGCATAAATATGATGAGCTGTATAAAGTAAATGGATTTAACGCCCTGTTAAGTGATAGCATATCTGTTAATCGCTCAATACCAGATATACGgcacaaattgtaatttttactgtagtttaaatatttcatattatactcatGTCTAGTGGCGCATAGAGGAATTATGAGAGCACAtgctgttataaaaaatattatcaccaAACTCTTCTTTCTATcactaaactaaattattataataaacatattaagctTTCATGTGATATTAGTTATTCATTTAAGAACGCATGCAttacttgtaaattatttgttcGCCACtaggtatgttatatatttaatgtgtttttcaaatattgtaatatttgtttttatattaatttacaggtgtcgttttaaaaaatatagtagtaAATTACCTACAGTTAGTGTAGTTGTTCCTTTTCATAATGAACATTTCTCAACACTTCTTAGAACTGTGTATAGTGTCTTAAACCGTTCTCCTAAAAGTTTACTTAAGGAAATAATTTTAGTGGATGATTCAAGTACTAAaggtattatacctattttatttgttttattttttttatcattaatattaatttttttaacttattgatctaataaatttataaataacaatatttgacATTCTtgatcatttatataaattaattaattttaaatattcacttactagtcaaaaaattaattttataatgaataaaattttttttatgattttttctaGCTAGTTTAAAGAGACCATTGGATAATTTTGTATCAAACAATTTAGCTGATACTGTTAAAAtcattcatttgaaaaaaagacAAGGTTTAATTAGAGCTCGTTTAGCTGGAGCTAGAAAAGCTACTAGtgaaattctaatatttttggatTCACATACGGAAGCAAATGTTAACTGGTTACCTCCCCTTTTAGGTATGATATttcttatgtatattatatattttatgtacacataACTTAGTTTTACAGTATTAAAgataattagaatataatttagcattgtttataatataatttaatttgtagaaCCTATTACTGAAGATTATCGAACGTGTGTATGTCCATTTATTGATGTCATTGCTTTTGAAACCTTTGAATATCGAGCACAAGATGAAGGTGCTAGAGGTGCTTTTGATtgggaatttttttataaaagattgCCACTGTTGCCTGAAGATTTATTGTATCCTACTAAACCATTTCGGTAATgctacttacaataataatcaacaaacaacattttttttaaaataatttttatttaggctATATATTTCATGCATTGAACAATAAGCTTATATGATAATTAGTTACAAGAAATACAGAGTGGAGAGACCTTCCACTGGAGGTACTTCGtcactaaataataaacaatataattaatattttatacaggaTAATTCTACCAAACATGCTTACATCcatttgatttttggaatttataagtacattattttaaatataatatcatattttaaaaatgtgtacagaTTTATATGCTATTTAAAGAATGTTCTGTAGTAGTAcaaattttcctttttttcaaATGGGAATAaccctttattattataaattcatgaacaggaaattttttttaaaacttgaatgttcaatttttaacaagatttagaattattatttttactcatagtaataaatattcataatatattatgtattatcatttttgaGTACTATTA includes:
- the LOC132917348 gene encoding N-acetylgalactosaminyltransferase 6-like, with translation MKRNLKSILKYLLFIVITALVTTVIFKLSTQFNRYENNKSMHGKTNIADKQLYTNKNHNNKIDWHDWEFTNREKQRIGIGEQGVGATLSSLNRHKYDELYKVNGFNALLSDSISVNRSIPDIRHKLCRFKKYSSKLPTVSVVVPFHNEHFSTLLRTVYSVLNRSPKSLLKEIILVDDSSTKASLKRPLDNFVSNNLADTVKIIHLKKRQGLIRARLAGARKATSEILIFLDSHTEANVNWLPPLLEPITEDYRTCVCPFIDVIAFETFEYRAQDEGARGAFDWEFFYKRLPLLPEDLLYPTKPFRSPVMAGGLFAISAKWFWELGGYDPGLDIWGGEQYELSFKIWQCGGTILDAPCSRVGHIYRKFAPFPNPGIGDFVGKNYRRVAEVWMDEYAEYLYLRRPHYRNIDTGDISKQKKIRENLKCKPFEWFMHEVAFDLVEKYPPIEPPDVFKGKIRTFNAPELCLDATSENLLNLKECIDNDDENQKFILSWRNDIKTRSNMCLDISDSSFKAKISLYGCHNGGGNQLWHYDHGKMKLVQGKNPRCMEHDISTRKVYVTQCKQNIDDQKWIIENFNSKSTNWSLTQ